Proteins co-encoded in one Populus trichocarpa isolate Nisqually-1 chromosome 10, P.trichocarpa_v4.1, whole genome shotgun sequence genomic window:
- the LOC7460016 gene encoding probable glutathione S-transferase, with protein MAEGVKLFGALLSPFVYRVIWTLKLKAIPYEFIEEDLPNKSPLLLKYNPVHKKIPVLLHGDKPVCESMIIVEYIDEMWPQNPLLPNDPYERALARFWVKFAEDKGTSVWRLFRVKEEELEMTRKETLEMLQNVEEHGLGEKKFFGGDSVGMADIAFGSVVYWLEVVEEVLGGGVIFEAHKFPRLHAWMKNFKQAPIIKENLPDRDWLVTFFKRRREAMLAASA; from the exons ATGGCTGAAGGAGTGAAGCTGTTTGGAGCATTGCTCAGCCCATTTGTTTACCGAGTGATATGGACTCTAAAATTAAAGGCTATACCATACGAGTTTATAGAAGAAGATCTCCCCAATAAAAGTCCGCTGCTTCTCAAGTATAACCCTGTTCACAAGAAGATCCCGGTCCTTCTCCATGGCGATAAGCCAGTTTGCGAGTCCATGATCATTGTCGAATACATCGATGAGATGTGGCCCCAAAATCCATTGCTGCCAAATGACCCCTACGAGAGAGCTCTGGCTCGTTTCTGGGTCAAATTTGCCGAAGATAAG GGTACATCAGTGTGGAGACTGTTTCGTGTTAAAGAGGAAGAGCTTGAGATGACAAGGAAGGAAACCCTGGAAATGTTGCAGAACGTTGAAGAACACGGGTTAGGGGAGAAGAAATTTTTTGGTGGAGACAGTGTAGGGATGGCAGATATAGCCTTTGGTTCTGTTGTTTATTGGTTGGAAGTCGTTGAAGAAGTACTAGGGGGAGGAGTAATATTTGAAGCCCACAAGTTTCCTCGCCTGCATGCCTGGATGAAAAACTTCAAGCAAGCCcctataattaaagaaaacctTCCAGATAGGGACTGGTTGGTTACCTTCTTTAAGCGTCGCAGAGAAGCAATGTTGGCTGCATCTGCCTGA
- the LOC7477020 gene encoding uncharacterized protein LOC7477020 isoform X1, which yields MSIVRARGSCVAIRTLSPSTTTNRSCAHGSASSDDATCGSPTWIGKGLTCVCFKRKGAYERICINLTPQQAKRLKRLKDRMKVYFDASRPEHQDALRALWSATYPDRELSGLISDQWKEMGWQGRDPSTDFRGAGFLSLENLVFFAKTFSISFQHLLRKQGGKRSAWEYPFAVAGVNITFMIMQMLDLDAMKPRTFVRPVFLQILSESEWAFDLLYCVAFVVMDNQWLHRNATYMEFNDVLKSTRAQVERELLMDDVLRIEDMPSYSLLI from the exons ATGAGTATTGTCAGGGCCCGGGGTAGCTGCGTGGCCATCCGTACTCTCTCTCCTTCTACAACCACCAACCGATCTTGCGCTCACGGCTCTGCTTCTTCAG ATGATGCAACTTGCGGGTCGCCAACTTGGATTGGTAAGGGCCTCACTTGTGTTTGCTTCAAGCGAAAGGGAGCATATGAACGAATTTGCATTAACTTGACCCCTCAACAGGCAA AAAGATTGAAGAGGTTGAAGGATAGGATGAAGGTTTATTTTGATGCTTCCAGGCCAGAACACCAG GATGCTTTGAGAGCTCTATGGTCTGCCACGTATCCTGATCGGGAGCTGAGTGGTTTAATATCTGATCAATGGAAAGAAATGGGATGGCAGGGAAGAGATCCATCTACTGATTTCAG AGGAGCTGGATTCCTTTCTCTGGAAAACCTAGTGTTCTTTGCGAAGACATTTTCA ATATCATTTCAACATTTGCTAAGAAAACAAGGAGGAAAACGATCTGCTTGGGAGTATCCATTTGCTGTTGCTGGTGTAAATATCACATTTATGATTATGCAGATGCTTGACCTTGATGCCA TGAAACCTCGAACATTTGTCAGACCAGTTTTCTTACAGATTCTGTCAG AAAGCGAATGGGCATTTGACCTTCTCTATTGTGTGGCTTTCGTGGTCATGGACAATCAATGGCTACATAGAAATGCTACATACATGGAGTTCAAT GATGTCTTGAAATCTACTCGAGCTCAGGTAGAGAGAGAACTTCTAATGGATGACGTCTTACGGATTGAAGACATGCCTTCTTACAGCCTTCTCATTTAG
- the LOC7477020 gene encoding uncharacterized protein LOC7477020 isoform X3 gives MKVYFDASRPEHQDALRALWSATYPDRELSGLISDQWKEMGWQGRDPSTDFRGAGFLSLENLVFFAKTFSISFQHLLRKQGGKRSAWEYPFAVAGVNITFMIMQMLDLDAMKPRTFVRPVFLQILSESEWAFDLLYCVAFVVMDNQWLHRNATYMEFNDVLKSTRAQVERELLMDDVLRIEDMPSYSLLI, from the exons ATGAAGGTTTATTTTGATGCTTCCAGGCCAGAACACCAG GATGCTTTGAGAGCTCTATGGTCTGCCACGTATCCTGATCGGGAGCTGAGTGGTTTAATATCTGATCAATGGAAAGAAATGGGATGGCAGGGAAGAGATCCATCTACTGATTTCAG AGGAGCTGGATTCCTTTCTCTGGAAAACCTAGTGTTCTTTGCGAAGACATTTTCA ATATCATTTCAACATTTGCTAAGAAAACAAGGAGGAAAACGATCTGCTTGGGAGTATCCATTTGCTGTTGCTGGTGTAAATATCACATTTATGATTATGCAGATGCTTGACCTTGATGCCA TGAAACCTCGAACATTTGTCAGACCAGTTTTCTTACAGATTCTGTCAG AAAGCGAATGGGCATTTGACCTTCTCTATTGTGTGGCTTTCGTGGTCATGGACAATCAATGGCTACATAGAAATGCTACATACATGGAGTTCAAT GATGTCTTGAAATCTACTCGAGCTCAGGTAGAGAGAGAACTTCTAATGGATGACGTCTTACGGATTGAAGACATGCCTTCTTACAGCCTTCTCATTTAG
- the LOC18102811 gene encoding uncharacterized protein LOC18102811 isoform X2 — protein MEEGLALVVERKGKKRKRKKMREDRGRPFCQDPLDGLGRDLMLRVLNNFDARSLALCLVVSRTWNRVASSDLLWTSKCEELWCGKAHIPRLSLVRGISKLDAYSLSVMDGKRNRIMRDDLCDHVWEFHFTKAAPEYWRNLDPYWKGNGPPMHRYFHPDGSQTADPGDKVWGGHESCYSIVTSIIGEGKIREHYVRINRWRPLAVSRKQDWSWEMTNNLFCYSSIPDAYKEGGTGPLFLVM, from the exons ATGGAAGAGGGCTTAGCTTTAGTAGTGgagaggaaaggaaagaaaaggaaaagaaagaagatgagggAGGATCGAGGTCGTCCCTTTTGTCAAGACCCTTTGGATGGGCTTGGTAGGGACTTGATGTTGAGGGTTTTAAACAACTTTGACGCACGCAGCTTGGCACTATGTCTCGTCGTTTCTCGTACCTGGAACCGTGTTGCTTCTAGTGATCTTCTTTGGACCTCCAAG TGTGAGGAATTGTGGTGTGGGAAGGCACACATACCGCGCTTGTCTCTTGTCCGGGGAATTTCTAAGTTGGATGCTTATTCACTATCTGTTATGGATGGCAAACGC AATCGTATCATGAGGGATGATCTATGTGATCACGTTTGGGAGTTTCACTTTACCAAG GCAGCTCCAGAATACTGGCGCAATCTTGATCCCTACTGGAAAGGCAATGGCCCTCCCATGCACCGGTACTTTCATCCAGATGGAAGCCAAACTGCAGATCCTGGTGACAAGGTCTGGGGTGGTCATGAAAGCTGCTATTCCATCGTGACTAGTATTATTGGCGAAGGAAAGATCAGGGAGCACTATGTTCGGATAAACCGGTGGCGTCCTCTTGCTGTGTCCAGGAAACAGGACTGGAGCTGGGAAATGACCAACAACCTTTTCTGTTACTCAAGTATTCCAGATGCCTACAAGGAAGGTGGAACGGGACCACTCTTTTTGGTTATGTAA
- the LOC18102811 gene encoding uncharacterized protein LOC18102811 isoform X4 has translation MEEGLALVVERKGKKRKRKKMREDRGRPFCQDPLDVLGRDLMLRVLNNLDARSLALCLVVSRTWNRVASSDLLWTSKNRIMRDDLCDHVWEFHFTKAAPEYWRNLDPYWKGNGPPMHRYFHPDGSQTADPGDKVWGGHESCYSIVTSIIGEGKIREHYVRINRWRPLAVSRKQDWSWEMTNNLFCYSSIPDAYKEGGTGPLFLVM, from the exons ATGGAAGAGGGTTTAGCTTTAGTAGTGgagaggaaaggaaagaaaaggaaaagaaagaagatgagggAGGATCGAGGTCGTCCCTTTTGTCAAGACCCTTTGGATGTGCTTGGTAGGGACTTGATGTTGAGGGTTTTGAACAACCTTGACGCACGCAGCTTGGCACTATGTCTCGTCGTTTCTCGTACCTGGAACCGTGTTGCTTCTAGTGATCTTCTCTGGACCTCCAAG AATCGTATCATGAGGGATGATCTATGTGATCACGTTTGGGAGTTTCACTTTACCAAG GCAGCTCCAGAATACTGGCGCAATCTTGATCCCTACTGGAAAGGCAATGGCCCTCCCATGCACCGGTACTTTCATCCAGATGGAAGCCAAACTGCAGATCCTGGTGACAAGGTCTGGGGTGGTCATGAAAGCTGCTATTCCATCGTGACTAGTATTATTGGCGAAGGAAAGATCAGGGAGCACTATGTTCGGATAAACCGGTGGCGTCCTCTTGCTGTGTCCAGGAAACAGGACTGGAGCTGGGAAATGACCAACAACCTTTTCTGTTACTCAAGTATTCCAGATGCCTACAAGGAAGGTGGAACGGGACCACTCTTTTTGGTTATGTAA
- the LOC7477018 gene encoding probable glutathione S-transferase: MAERVKLLGALPSPFVYRVIWALKLKAIPYEFIEEDLTNKSPLLLKYNPVHKKIPVLLHGDKPVCESMIIVEYIDEMWPQNPLLPNDPYERALARFWVKFAEDKGTSVWRLFRAKGEELENTRKETLEMLHNVEEHALGEKKFFGGDSIGIADIAFGSVIYWLGLIEEVVGEGVIFEAHKFPRLHAWMKNFKQAPIIKENLPDRGWSVTFFKRRREAILAASA; this comes from the exons ATGGCGGAAAGAGTGAAGCTGCTTGGAGCATTGCCCAGCCCATTTGTTTACCGAGTGATATGGGCACTAAAATTAAAGGCTATTCCATACGAGTTTATCGAAGAAGATCTCACCAATAAAAGTCCGCTGCTTCTCAAGTATAACCCTGTTCACAAGAAGATCCCAGTGCTTCTCCATGGCGATAAGCCAGTTTGCGAGTCCATGATCATTGTCGAATACATCGATGAGATGTGGCCCCAAAATCCATTGCTGCCAAATGACCCCTACGAGAGAGCTCTGGCTCGTTTCTGGGTCAAATTTGCCGAAGATAAG GGTACATCAGTGTGGAGACTGTTTCGTGCTAAAGGGGAAGAGCTTGAGAATACAAGGAAGGAAACCCTGGAAATGTTGCACAACGTAGAAGAACACGCGTTAGGGGAGAAGAAATTTTTTGGTGGAGACAGTATTGGGATAGCAGATATAGCCTTTGGTTCTGTTATTTATTGGTTGGGACTCATTGAAGAAGTAGTAGGGGAAGGAGTAATATTTGAAGCCCACAAGTTTCCTCGCCTGCATGCCTGGATGAAAAACTTCAAGCAAGCCcctataattaaagaaaacctTCCAGATAGGGGCTGGTCGGTTACCTTCTTTAAGCGTCGCAGAGAAGCAATATTGGCTGCATCTGCCTGA
- the LOC18102811 gene encoding uncharacterized protein LOC18102811 isoform X1 — translation MEEGLALVVERKGKKRKRKKMREDRGRPFCQDPLDVLGRDLMLRVLNNLDARSLALCLVVSRTWNRVASSDLLWTSKCEELWCGKAHIPRLSLVRGISKLDAYSLSVMDGKRNRIMRDDLCDHVWEFHFTKAAPEYWRNLDPYWKGNGPPMHRYFHPDGSQTADPGDKVWGGHESCYSIVTSIIGEGKIREHYVRINRWRPLAVSRKQDWSWEMTNNLFCYSSIPDAYKEGGTGPLFLVM, via the exons ATGGAAGAGGGTTTAGCTTTAGTAGTGgagaggaaaggaaagaaaaggaaaagaaagaagatgagggAGGATCGAGGTCGTCCCTTTTGTCAAGACCCTTTGGATGTGCTTGGTAGGGACTTGATGTTGAGGGTTTTGAACAACCTTGACGCACGCAGCTTGGCACTATGTCTCGTCGTTTCTCGTACCTGGAACCGTGTTGCTTCTAGTGATCTTCTCTGGACCTCCAAG TGTGAGGAATTGTGGTGTGGGAAGGCACACATACCGCGCTTGTCTCTTGTCCGGGGAATTTCTAAGTTGGATGCTTATTCACTATCTGTTATGGATGGCAAACGC AATCGTATCATGAGGGATGATCTATGTGATCACGTTTGGGAGTTTCACTTTACCAAG GCAGCTCCAGAATACTGGCGCAATCTTGATCCCTACTGGAAAGGCAATGGCCCTCCCATGCACCGGTACTTTCATCCAGATGGAAGCCAAACTGCAGATCCTGGTGACAAGGTCTGGGGTGGTCATGAAAGCTGCTATTCCATCGTGACTAGTATTATTGGCGAAGGAAAGATCAGGGAGCACTATGTTCGGATAAACCGGTGGCGTCCTCTTGCTGTGTCCAGGAAACAGGACTGGAGCTGGGAAATGACCAACAACCTTTTCTGTTACTCAAGTATTCCAGATGCCTACAAGGAAGGTGGAACGGGACCACTCTTTTTGGTTATGTAA
- the LOC18102811 gene encoding uncharacterized protein LOC18102811 isoform X3 translates to MEEGLALVVERKGKKRKRKKMREDRGRPFCQDPLDVLGRDLMLRVLNNLDARSLALCLVVSRTWNRVASSDLLWTSKCEELWCGKAHIPRLSLVRGISKLDAYSLSVMDGKRNRIMRDDLCDHVWEFHFTKAAPEYWRNLDPYWKGNGPPMHRYFHPDGSQTADPGDKVWGGHESCYSIVTSIIGEGKIREHYVRINRWRPLAVSRKQDWSWEMTNNLFCYSSIPDAYKEGGTGPLFLVM, encoded by the exons ATGGAAGAGGGCTTAGCTTTAGTAGTGgagaggaaaggaaagaaaaggaaaagaaagaagatgagggAGGATCGAG GTCGTCCCTTTTGTCAAGACCCTTTGGATGTGCTTGGTAGGGACTTGATGTTGAGGGTTTTGAACAACCTTGACGCACGCAGCTTGGCACTATGTCTCGTCGTTTCTCGTACCTGGAACCGTGTTGCTTCTAGTGATCTTCTCTGGACCTCCAAG TGTGAGGAATTGTGGTGTGGGAAGGCACACATACCGCGCTTGTCTCTTGTCCGGGGAATTTCTAAGTTGGATGCTTATTCACTATCTGTTATGGATGGCAAACGC AATCGTATCATGAGGGATGATCTATGTGATCACGTTTGGGAGTTTCACTTTACCAAG GCAGCTCCAGAATACTGGCGCAATCTTGATCCCTACTGGAAAGGCAATGGCCCTCCCATGCACCGGTACTTTCATCCAGATGGAAGCCAAACTGCAGATCCTGGTGACAAGGTCTGGGGTGGTCATGAAAGCTGCTATTCCATCGTGACTAGTATTATTGGCGAAGGAAAGATCAGGGAGCACTATGTTCGGATAAACCGGTGGCGTCCTCTTGCTGTGTCCAGGAAACAGGACTGGAGCTGGGAAATGACCAACAACCTTTTCTGTTACTCAAGTATTCCAGATGCCTACAAGGAAGGTGGAACGGGACCACTCTTTTTGGTTATGTAA
- the LOC7477020 gene encoding uncharacterized protein LOC7477020 isoform X2 codes for MLVTKNMFVFMLLYCNKLMLCGIHHPLKLQVLELGALLFHIADMKCFSVAVKPDDATCGSPTWIGKGLTCVCFKRKGAYERICINLTPQQAKRLKRLKDRMKVYFDASRPEHQDALRALWSATYPDRELSGLISDQWKEMGWQGRDPSTDFRGAGFLSLENLVFFAKTFSISFQHLLRKQGGKRSAWEYPFAVAGVNITFMIMQMLDLDAMKPRTFVRPVFLQILSESEWAFDLLYCVAFVVMDNQWLHRNATYMEFNDVLKSTRAQVERELLMDDVLRIEDMPSYSLLI; via the exons ATGCTCGTTAccaaaaatatgtttgttttcatgttATTATACTGTAATAAGCTTATGTTATGTGGGATTCATCACCCCTTGAAACTTCAGGTTTTAGAACTGGGAGCATTGCTTTTCCATATCGCTGATATGAAATGCTTTAGCGTGGCTGTTAAACCAG ATGATGCAACTTGCGGGTCGCCAACTTGGATTGGTAAGGGCCTCACTTGTGTTTGCTTCAAGCGAAAGGGAGCATATGAACGAATTTGCATTAACTTGACCCCTCAACAGGCAA AAAGATTGAAGAGGTTGAAGGATAGGATGAAGGTTTATTTTGATGCTTCCAGGCCAGAACACCAG GATGCTTTGAGAGCTCTATGGTCTGCCACGTATCCTGATCGGGAGCTGAGTGGTTTAATATCTGATCAATGGAAAGAAATGGGATGGCAGGGAAGAGATCCATCTACTGATTTCAG AGGAGCTGGATTCCTTTCTCTGGAAAACCTAGTGTTCTTTGCGAAGACATTTTCA ATATCATTTCAACATTTGCTAAGAAAACAAGGAGGAAAACGATCTGCTTGGGAGTATCCATTTGCTGTTGCTGGTGTAAATATCACATTTATGATTATGCAGATGCTTGACCTTGATGCCA TGAAACCTCGAACATTTGTCAGACCAGTTTTCTTACAGATTCTGTCAG AAAGCGAATGGGCATTTGACCTTCTCTATTGTGTGGCTTTCGTGGTCATGGACAATCAATGGCTACATAGAAATGCTACATACATGGAGTTCAAT GATGTCTTGAAATCTACTCGAGCTCAGGTAGAGAGAGAACTTCTAATGGATGACGTCTTACGGATTGAAGACATGCCTTCTTACAGCCTTCTCATTTAG
- the LOC18102811 gene encoding uncharacterized protein LOC18102811 isoform X5, which translates to MEEGLALVVERKGKKRKRKKMREDRGRPFCQDPLDGLGRDLMLRVLNNFDARSLALCLVVSRTWNRVASSDLLWTSKNRIMRDDLCDHVWEFHFTKAAPEYWRNLDPYWKGNGPPMHRYFHPDGSQTADPGDKVWGGHESCYSIVTSIIGEGKIREHYVRINRWRPLAVSRKQDWSWEMTNNLFCYSSIPDAYKEGGTGPLFLVM; encoded by the exons ATGGAAGAGGGCTTAGCTTTAGTAGTGgagaggaaaggaaagaaaaggaaaagaaagaagatgagggAGGATCGAGGTCGTCCCTTTTGTCAAGACCCTTTGGATGGGCTTGGTAGGGACTTGATGTTGAGGGTTTTAAACAACTTTGACGCACGCAGCTTGGCACTATGTCTCGTCGTTTCTCGTACCTGGAACCGTGTTGCTTCTAGTGATCTTCTTTGGACCTCCAAG AATCGTATCATGAGGGATGATCTATGTGATCACGTTTGGGAGTTTCACTTTACCAAG GCAGCTCCAGAATACTGGCGCAATCTTGATCCCTACTGGAAAGGCAATGGCCCTCCCATGCACCGGTACTTTCATCCAGATGGAAGCCAAACTGCAGATCCTGGTGACAAGGTCTGGGGTGGTCATGAAAGCTGCTATTCCATCGTGACTAGTATTATTGGCGAAGGAAAGATCAGGGAGCACTATGTTCGGATAAACCGGTGGCGTCCTCTTGCTGTGTCCAGGAAACAGGACTGGAGCTGGGAAATGACCAACAACCTTTTCTGTTACTCAAGTATTCCAGATGCCTACAAGGAAGGTGGAACGGGACCACTCTTTTTGGTTATGTAA